In the Daphnia pulicaria isolate SC F1-1A chromosome 2, SC_F0-13Bv2, whole genome shotgun sequence genome, one interval contains:
- the LOC124327080 gene encoding protein abrupt-like isoform X2 has protein sequence MTSQQLFRLHWKNHSPNFVSVFSQLLNTESLVDVTLACDGKQIQAHRVVLSACSTYFQELFVSHPCQHPIVLLKDIKFEDLHTVIHFMYYGEVNIQHDQLNSILKTAEVLHVKGFADVADKESFSAALLTQQNQPLENLSESRQHSEHSQEFLDDCSLAAKRKRQRNGSGSSQMKSGSQEQLSSHSPLLKRQNFQSSKEATDSSMRSSSSLDSNSVIKSQSSLAGQSSVESNVDNEYFFPRENDSKPPICSTGSLDTATAMMENGASCGLPLSKQKRTRTLMRQDCVTRKEGDKDATGGVENERASPIIHTFQPILPKTQKSISETELAELRQRSQTTTTYLQIPPRQTAPQLTRQRSQPIQPRPSGTTLSPASGNVSSTTPPPPQSMNIPTLAVTPVSSAPNIVIEHYPTIIRLVSIEEMNTGTDPPPSTIPTLTRASSCTGGTSTDTLQVPCFATDSVPSSSSHSPSKLRVKAEENLRRSISNPGVSSSPPVSTPSTNGHCPVLRTGAALGCNYCWNTNDSHGRILRRKTKYHCPDCQANLCIVPCFQEFHEKFVSSNETKSSGSQQKGSSTSHQMSKMSSF, from the exons ATGACTTCACAACAGTTATTTCGTTTACACTGGAAAAACCACTCGCCAAATTTTGTCAGTGTTTTTTCTCAGTTGTTGAATACAGAATCCCTTGTGGATGTCACACTGGCTTGtgatggaaaacaaatccagGCTCATCGTGTTGTATTGTCAGCTTGCAGCACTTATTTTCAG GAGCTCTTTGTTTCACATCCATGCCAGCATCCAATTGTCTTACTTAAAGACATCAAATTTGAAGACCTTCACACCGTCATTCATTTTATGTATTATGGAGAAGTAAACATACAACACGATCAACTGAATTCAATTCTAAAG ACTGCAGAGGTTCTACATGTCAAGGGATTCGCTGACGTAGCAGATAAAGAATCGTTTAGTGCGGCACTTCTGACCCAACAAAATCAGCCGCTAGAAAATCTGTCTGAAAGTCGACAGCATTCAGAACATTCACAAGAGTTTCTGGACGATTGTTCCTTGGCTGCCAAACGTAAACGCCAAAGAAATGGATCAGGAAGCAGCCAAATGAAATCTGGGTCTCAAGAGCAACTATCGTCTCATTCACCGCTGTTAAAGAGACAAAACTTTCAGAGTAGCAAGGAAGCTACAGACTCATCTATGAG ATCGTCAAGTAGTTTAGATAGCAACTCGGTCATCAAATCACAAAGCAGTCTTGCGGGGCAAAGTTCCGTAGAATCTAATGTTGACAACGAATATTTTTTCCCTAGAGAAAACGATTCTAAACCA CCAATTTGTTCAACTGGTTCTCTGGATACTGCCACCGCTATGATGGAAAATGGCGCGTCCTGTGGTCTACCTCTTTCCAAGCAAAAAAGAACGCGTACTTTGATGCGCCAAGATTGCGTGACGCGAAAAGAAGGTGACAAAGATGCCACAGGCGGTGTTGAAAACGAACGTGCCTCTCCTATTATTCATACATTTCAGCCCATCCTCCCCAA GACACAAAAAAGCATAAGTGAGACTGAATTGGCCGAGTTGAGACAAAGGTCCCAAACTACAACAACATATCTTCAAATACCTCCACGACAGACTGCACCGCAATTGACTCGGCAGCGATCTCAACCAATTCAACCTCGCCCGTCAGGTACCACCTTGTCACCTGCCTCGGGCAACGTTTCATCGACAACTCCTCCCCCACCTCAGTCAATGAACATACCTACACTAGCTGTTACACCTGTCAGTTCCGCTCCAAACATTGTAATCGAGCATTACCCTACCATTATACGTTTAGTTTCCATTGAGGAAATGAATACAGGAACAGATCCTCCACCCTCTACAATCCCTACACTTACTAGAGCTTCAAGTTGTACAG GAGGTACTTCTACAGATACTTTACAAGTACCTTGTTTTGCTACGGATTCTGTGCCATCGTCTTCCTCTCACAGTCCGTCAAAACTTCGA GTTAAGGCTGAGGAAAATTTGAGAAGATCAATTTCTAATCCTGGCGTGTCCTCTTCACCACCCGTCTCGACTCCTAGCACCAACGGCCATTGTCCAGTGCTCCGAACAGGAGCAGCTCTTGGATGCAACTATTGCTGGAACACGAATGATAGCCACGGTCGGATTCTTAGACGGAAAACCAAGTACCATTGTCCAGATTGCCAGGCAAACTTGTGTATTGTTCCCTGCTTCCAG GAATTTCACGAAAAGTTTGTTTCctccaatgaaacaaaatctaGTGGATCACAGCAAAAAGGATCCAGTACCAGCCACCAAATGTCCAAAATGAGctcattttga
- the LOC124327080 gene encoding protein abrupt-like isoform X1: MTSQQLFRLHWKNHSPNFVSVFSQLLNTESLVDVTLACDGKQIQAHRVVLSACSTYFQELFVSHPCQHPIVLLKDIKFEDLHTVIHFMYYGEVNIQHDQLNSILKTAEVLHVKGFADVADKESFSAALLTQQNQPLENLSESRQHSEHSQEFLDDCSLAAKRKRQRNGSGSSQMKSGSQEQLSSHSPLLKRQNFQSSKEATDSSMRSSSSLDSNSVIKSQSSLAGQSSVESNVDNEYFFPRENDSKPPICSTGSLDTATAMMENGASCGLPLSKQKRTRTLMRQDCVTRKEGDKDATGGVENERASPIIHTFQPILPKTQKSISETELAELRQRSQTTTTYLQIPPRQTAPQLTRQRSQPIQPRPSGTTLSPASGNVSSTTPPPPQSMNIPTLAVTPVSSAPNIVIEHYPTIIRLVSIEEMNTGTDPPPSTIPTLTRASSCTGGTSTDTLQVPCFATDSVPSSSSHSPSKLRQVKAEENLRRSISNPGVSSSPPVSTPSTNGHCPVLRTGAALGCNYCWNTNDSHGRILRRKTKYHCPDCQANLCIVPCFQEFHEKFVSSNETKSSGSQQKGSSTSHQMSKMSSF; this comes from the exons ATGACTTCACAACAGTTATTTCGTTTACACTGGAAAAACCACTCGCCAAATTTTGTCAGTGTTTTTTCTCAGTTGTTGAATACAGAATCCCTTGTGGATGTCACACTGGCTTGtgatggaaaacaaatccagGCTCATCGTGTTGTATTGTCAGCTTGCAGCACTTATTTTCAG GAGCTCTTTGTTTCACATCCATGCCAGCATCCAATTGTCTTACTTAAAGACATCAAATTTGAAGACCTTCACACCGTCATTCATTTTATGTATTATGGAGAAGTAAACATACAACACGATCAACTGAATTCAATTCTAAAG ACTGCAGAGGTTCTACATGTCAAGGGATTCGCTGACGTAGCAGATAAAGAATCGTTTAGTGCGGCACTTCTGACCCAACAAAATCAGCCGCTAGAAAATCTGTCTGAAAGTCGACAGCATTCAGAACATTCACAAGAGTTTCTGGACGATTGTTCCTTGGCTGCCAAACGTAAACGCCAAAGAAATGGATCAGGAAGCAGCCAAATGAAATCTGGGTCTCAAGAGCAACTATCGTCTCATTCACCGCTGTTAAAGAGACAAAACTTTCAGAGTAGCAAGGAAGCTACAGACTCATCTATGAG ATCGTCAAGTAGTTTAGATAGCAACTCGGTCATCAAATCACAAAGCAGTCTTGCGGGGCAAAGTTCCGTAGAATCTAATGTTGACAACGAATATTTTTTCCCTAGAGAAAACGATTCTAAACCA CCAATTTGTTCAACTGGTTCTCTGGATACTGCCACCGCTATGATGGAAAATGGCGCGTCCTGTGGTCTACCTCTTTCCAAGCAAAAAAGAACGCGTACTTTGATGCGCCAAGATTGCGTGACGCGAAAAGAAGGTGACAAAGATGCCACAGGCGGTGTTGAAAACGAACGTGCCTCTCCTATTATTCATACATTTCAGCCCATCCTCCCCAA GACACAAAAAAGCATAAGTGAGACTGAATTGGCCGAGTTGAGACAAAGGTCCCAAACTACAACAACATATCTTCAAATACCTCCACGACAGACTGCACCGCAATTGACTCGGCAGCGATCTCAACCAATTCAACCTCGCCCGTCAGGTACCACCTTGTCACCTGCCTCGGGCAACGTTTCATCGACAACTCCTCCCCCACCTCAGTCAATGAACATACCTACACTAGCTGTTACACCTGTCAGTTCCGCTCCAAACATTGTAATCGAGCATTACCCTACCATTATACGTTTAGTTTCCATTGAGGAAATGAATACAGGAACAGATCCTCCACCCTCTACAATCCCTACACTTACTAGAGCTTCAAGTTGTACAG GAGGTACTTCTACAGATACTTTACAAGTACCTTGTTTTGCTACGGATTCTGTGCCATCGTCTTCCTCTCACAGTCCGTCAAAACTTCGA CAGGTTAAGGCTGAGGAAAATTTGAGAAGATCAATTTCTAATCCTGGCGTGTCCTCTTCACCACCCGTCTCGACTCCTAGCACCAACGGCCATTGTCCAGTGCTCCGAACAGGAGCAGCTCTTGGATGCAACTATTGCTGGAACACGAATGATAGCCACGGTCGGATTCTTAGACGGAAAACCAAGTACCATTGTCCAGATTGCCAGGCAAACTTGTGTATTGTTCCCTGCTTCCAG GAATTTCACGAAAAGTTTGTTTCctccaatgaaacaaaatctaGTGGATCACAGCAAAAAGGATCCAGTACCAGCCACCAAATGTCCAAAATGAGctcattttga
- the LOC124327273 gene encoding carbonic anhydrase 2-like — protein sequence MAHNWGYKSTNGPHTWAEHYAEAAGERQSPIDIQTSDVTLDPKLSSRQLTWNWPKHTVDVTNTGYCWKAHVHGEESSLEGGPLKDKYQLEQYHCHWGVNDNVGSEHLVDGKAYAAELHFVHWNTKYGSFSEALKHGDGLAVLGVFVEVGKEHGEANNLIAALNNIRFKDETVKFNDHLELDPSKLMPVNEPRSYWTYLGSLTTPPCSECVIWIVYKEPIQMSHEQLEAFRAMYCGDKEQCCAANEMAECILTNYRPCLPKGERCVRASYT from the exons ATGGCTCACAACTGGGGTTACAAAAGCACAAATG GACCTCATACCTGGGCTGAACACTACGCGGAAGCCGCCGGCGAACGTCAATCCCCCATCGACATTCAAACATCCGATGTAACGCTCGATCCTAAACTGAGTAGCCGACAACTGACTTGGAACTGGCCTAAACACACCGTCGACGTAACCAATACGGGATATTGTTGGAAAGCGCACGTACATGGCGAAGAATCGAGTCTAGAAGGCGGTCCACTGAAGGACAAGTATCAATTAGAACAATATCATTGTCACTGGGGAGTAAACG ATAATGTTGGATCTGAACATCTGGTCGACGGGAAGGCTTATGCTGCTGAG CTTCACTTCGTTCACTGGAATACAAAGTACGGCAGTTTTAGCGAGGCATTAAAGCACGGCGATGGTCTGGCCGTATTGGGCGTCTTTGTGGAG GTCGGTAAAGAACACGGCGAGGCAAATAATTTGATCGCGGCCCTAAATAACATTCGATTTAAAGATGAAACAGTAAAATTCAACGATCACCTAGAACTAGATCCTTCTAAACTTATGCCAG TCAACGAACCACGATCTTATTGGACATATTTGGGTTCGTTAACCACACCTCCTTGCTCTGAGTGTGTGATCTGGATTGTCTATAAGGAACCGATTCAAATGTCGCATGAGCAg CTGGAAGCCTTCCGCGCAATGTATTGCGGAGACAAGGAGCAATGCTGCGCCGCAAATGAGATGGCCGAATGCATCTTGACAAACTACCGACCTTGTCTTCCGAAAGGTGAACGATGTGTTCGAGCCAGCTATACATAA
- the LOC124327080 gene encoding protein bric-a-brac 1-like isoform X3 encodes MTSQQLFRLHWKNHSPNFVSVFSQLLNTESLVDVTLACDGKQIQAHRVVLSACSTYFQELFVSHPCQHPIVLLKDIKFEDLHTVIHFMYYGEVNIQHDQLNSILKTAEVLHVKGFADVADKESFSAALLTQQNQPLENLSESRQHSEHSQEFLDDCSLAAKRKRQRNGSGSSQMKSGSQEQLSSHSPLLKRQNFQSSKEATDSSMRSSSSLDSNSVIKSQSSLAGQSSVESNVDNEYFFPRENDSKPPICSTGSLDTATAMMENGASCGLPLSKQKRTRTLMRQDCVTRKEGDKDATGGVENERASPIIHTFQPILPKTQKSISETELAELRQRSQTTTTYLQIPPRQTAPQLTRQRSQPIQPRPSVSIEEMNTGTDPPPSTIPTLTRASSCTGGTSTDTLQVPCFATDSVPSSSSHSPSKLRQVKAEENLRRSISNPGVSSSPPVSTPSTNGHCPVLRTGAALGCNYCWNTNDSHGRILRRKTKYHCPDCQANLCIVPCFQEFHEKFVSSNETKSSGSQQKGSSTSHQMSKMSSF; translated from the exons ATGACTTCACAACAGTTATTTCGTTTACACTGGAAAAACCACTCGCCAAATTTTGTCAGTGTTTTTTCTCAGTTGTTGAATACAGAATCCCTTGTGGATGTCACACTGGCTTGtgatggaaaacaaatccagGCTCATCGTGTTGTATTGTCAGCTTGCAGCACTTATTTTCAG GAGCTCTTTGTTTCACATCCATGCCAGCATCCAATTGTCTTACTTAAAGACATCAAATTTGAAGACCTTCACACCGTCATTCATTTTATGTATTATGGAGAAGTAAACATACAACACGATCAACTGAATTCAATTCTAAAG ACTGCAGAGGTTCTACATGTCAAGGGATTCGCTGACGTAGCAGATAAAGAATCGTTTAGTGCGGCACTTCTGACCCAACAAAATCAGCCGCTAGAAAATCTGTCTGAAAGTCGACAGCATTCAGAACATTCACAAGAGTTTCTGGACGATTGTTCCTTGGCTGCCAAACGTAAACGCCAAAGAAATGGATCAGGAAGCAGCCAAATGAAATCTGGGTCTCAAGAGCAACTATCGTCTCATTCACCGCTGTTAAAGAGACAAAACTTTCAGAGTAGCAAGGAAGCTACAGACTCATCTATGAG ATCGTCAAGTAGTTTAGATAGCAACTCGGTCATCAAATCACAAAGCAGTCTTGCGGGGCAAAGTTCCGTAGAATCTAATGTTGACAACGAATATTTTTTCCCTAGAGAAAACGATTCTAAACCA CCAATTTGTTCAACTGGTTCTCTGGATACTGCCACCGCTATGATGGAAAATGGCGCGTCCTGTGGTCTACCTCTTTCCAAGCAAAAAAGAACGCGTACTTTGATGCGCCAAGATTGCGTGACGCGAAAAGAAGGTGACAAAGATGCCACAGGCGGTGTTGAAAACGAACGTGCCTCTCCTATTATTCATACATTTCAGCCCATCCTCCCCAA GACACAAAAAAGCATAAGTGAGACTGAATTGGCCGAGTTGAGACAAAGGTCCCAAACTACAACAACATATCTTCAAATACCTCCACGACAGACTGCACCGCAATTGACTCGGCAGCGATCTCAACCAATTCAACCTCGCCCGTCAG TTTCCATTGAGGAAATGAATACAGGAACAGATCCTCCACCCTCTACAATCCCTACACTTACTAGAGCTTCAAGTTGTACAG GAGGTACTTCTACAGATACTTTACAAGTACCTTGTTTTGCTACGGATTCTGTGCCATCGTCTTCCTCTCACAGTCCGTCAAAACTTCGA CAGGTTAAGGCTGAGGAAAATTTGAGAAGATCAATTTCTAATCCTGGCGTGTCCTCTTCACCACCCGTCTCGACTCCTAGCACCAACGGCCATTGTCCAGTGCTCCGAACAGGAGCAGCTCTTGGATGCAACTATTGCTGGAACACGAATGATAGCCACGGTCGGATTCTTAGACGGAAAACCAAGTACCATTGTCCAGATTGCCAGGCAAACTTGTGTATTGTTCCCTGCTTCCAG GAATTTCACGAAAAGTTTGTTTCctccaatgaaacaaaatctaGTGGATCACAGCAAAAAGGATCCAGTACCAGCCACCAAATGTCCAAAATGAGctcattttga